From one Halosimplex rubrum genomic stretch:
- a CDS encoding DUF7559 family protein has translation MPPTKELKCTDDDCFLDMFENHYTYDVPDDHGVSDLSCPVCGGTDCLEEIEL, from the coding sequence ATGCCACCGACGAAGGAACTCAAGTGTACGGACGACGACTGCTTCCTCGACATGTTCGAGAACCACTACACCTACGACGTGCCCGACGACCACGGCGTCTCCGACCTGTCCTGTCCGGTCTGTGGCGGCACCGACTGCCTCGAGGAAATCGAACTGTAG
- a CDS encoding DUF429 domain-containing protein, with protein sequence MGSRVLGVDFSGATDAGRSLWLTEARSTGEGLVVDDCYSAADEWGVGRERAHAGLRERATDFSVVGLDFPFSLPQALLDEHCGGTWLGLVDWLTGDGPEDPDGFASTCRSTARAYTGDGTAQLRRETDLRRAALCPYDSIVQYQTFYGVRNVLSGLAGDPDATVAPMQSGPASTRVVEVYPAATFGWLGLYREGYKGDHRRRRATNLEGIEACSVDIGAFRDTYESSHDALDSLAAAVSAGRVGADPPRHGPREEGHIYV encoded by the coding sequence ATGGGTTCGCGTGTCTTGGGCGTGGATTTCAGCGGTGCGACGGACGCGGGGCGCTCGCTGTGGCTGACGGAGGCGCGGTCGACGGGGGAGGGGCTCGTCGTCGACGACTGTTACAGCGCGGCCGACGAGTGGGGTGTCGGCCGCGAGCGCGCGCACGCCGGCCTCCGCGAGCGGGCGACCGACTTCTCGGTCGTCGGGCTGGACTTCCCGTTCAGCCTCCCGCAGGCGTTGCTCGACGAACACTGCGGCGGCACCTGGCTGGGCCTGGTCGACTGGCTGACCGGCGACGGGCCGGAGGACCCGGACGGCTTCGCCTCGACCTGCCGGTCGACCGCCCGGGCCTACACGGGCGACGGCACCGCGCAACTGCGCCGGGAGACCGACCTCCGGCGGGCGGCGCTGTGCCCCTACGACTCGATCGTCCAGTACCAGACCTTCTACGGGGTCCGCAACGTCCTCTCCGGACTGGCCGGCGACCCCGACGCGACCGTCGCGCCGATGCAGTCGGGGCCGGCGAGCACTCGCGTCGTCGAGGTGTACCCCGCGGCCACCTTCGGCTGGCTCGGCCTCTATCGCGAGGGCTACAAGGGCGACCACCGCCGGCGCCGCGCGACGAACCTCGAGGGGATCGAGGCCTGTAGCGTCGACATCGGGGCGTTCCGCGACACCTACGAGTCGAGCCACGACGCGCTGGATAGCCTCGCCGCCGCGGTGTCGGCCGGTCGCGTCGGCGCCGACCCGCCCCGCCACGGCCCCCGCGAGGAAGGACACATCTACGTGTAG
- a CDS encoding Hsp20/alpha crystallin family protein, translating to MNTLRDIGESLGNTVLENVGRAMGRAQERTPLPVDLLESDDAYLAVFDAPGARPSDVQVQFDAGLVEVRVDRFRGFHEGFEMRYPGRGLALDGHVELPAEARVDADAATATLRESGTLEVRVPKAEPVDPDTDEALEADEVDEVRDEADADELDAEARDATDESDATDGEQ from the coding sequence ATGAACACGTTGCGTGACATCGGCGAGTCGCTGGGCAACACCGTGCTGGAGAACGTCGGGCGGGCGATGGGCCGCGCCCAGGAGCGGACGCCGCTGCCGGTCGACCTGCTGGAGAGCGACGACGCCTACCTCGCGGTGTTCGACGCGCCGGGCGCCCGGCCGTCGGACGTGCAGGTGCAGTTCGACGCCGGGCTCGTCGAGGTGCGGGTCGACCGCTTCCGCGGCTTCCACGAGGGCTTCGAGATGCGCTACCCCGGCCGGGGACTGGCGCTCGACGGCCACGTCGAGCTCCCCGCCGAGGCCCGCGTCGACGCCGACGCGGCGACGGCGACGCTGCGGGAGAGCGGCACCCTCGAAGTGCGCGTCCCGAAGGCCGAGCCCGTCGACCCCGACACCGACGAGGCGCTCGAAGCCGACGAGGTCGACGAGGTCCGCGACGAGGCGGACGCCGACGAACTGGACGCCGAGGCCCGCGACGCCACCGACGAGTCCGACGCGACCGACGGCGAACAGTAG
- a CDS encoding DUF7388 family protein, producing MLQGATLSQAGIDAAAIKPAEVDVERAVDLGVERLAVDYEGREHLPSPETLSALADEKAVRVTTPVRADGFDPLGERDLAESLPEPVRRILVAGHRAYLTETESERAVAPRLREAAARSRDPWVGTEGIERIALAVGGTQFELLGPGTDRRLRALRQAGYEGEVALYAPTVLTDEEDTVLDALGDYAARRGPVRSALPDGAVTDAAAGGRAREVLSQAVRDYGLVGDVETVADRVEELRDAGADRIVGYPARGLDPFL from the coding sequence ATGCTTCAGGGCGCGACGCTGTCGCAGGCAGGGATCGACGCGGCCGCGATCAAACCCGCCGAGGTCGACGTCGAGCGGGCGGTCGACCTCGGCGTCGAGCGGCTCGCGGTCGACTACGAGGGCCGCGAACACCTGCCGTCTCCGGAGACGCTGTCGGCGCTGGCCGACGAGAAGGCGGTTCGCGTCACCACGCCCGTCCGCGCCGACGGCTTCGACCCGCTCGGCGAGCGCGACCTGGCGGAGTCGCTGCCCGAGCCGGTCCGGCGGATCCTCGTCGCCGGCCACCGCGCCTACCTCACCGAGACCGAGTCCGAGCGGGCGGTCGCGCCCCGCCTCCGCGAGGCCGCTGCCCGCTCGCGCGACCCCTGGGTCGGTACCGAGGGGATCGAGCGGATCGCCCTCGCCGTCGGCGGCACGCAGTTCGAACTGCTCGGCCCCGGCACCGACCGGCGACTCCGCGCGCTGCGACAGGCGGGCTACGAGGGCGAGGTCGCCCTCTACGCGCCGACCGTTCTGACCGACGAGGAGGACACCGTCCTCGACGCGCTGGGCGACTACGCCGCCCGCCGCGGCCCCGTCCGCTCGGCGCTGCCCGACGGCGCGGTCACCGACGCCGCCGCCGGGGGGCGCGCCCGCGAGGTGCTCTCGCAGGCCGTCCGCGACTACGGCCTCGTCGGCGACGTGGAGACGGTGGCCGACCGGGTCGAGGAACTCCGCGACGCGGGCGCCGACCGGATCGTCGGCTACCCCGCCCGCGGGCTCGACCCGTTCCTGTGA
- a CDS encoding amidase, which yields MPVSDEDLFDTVPELGEKLRDGEFTSRELTEAYLDRLEEIGPKLNAVVTTTEERALEYADRADAELANGVDRGPLHGIPYGLKDLVAVDGYETTWGAAPYRDQEFDYNAEIVERFDDAGAVLVAKLAMVELAGGMGYSPDAMSFTGTAYTPWNLDVWSGGSSSGPGAATAAGLVGFSIGSETWGSIFSPSGNCGLSGLRPTYGAISRYGAMALSYTMDKLGPMCRSAEGCEMVFEAIAGPDPKDHTSLDRMDTIRSLEPSDPVRLATLDLEADDTNFQDSLETLREFAEIEEISLPDLPYGETASLTLFAEAGSVFDDLIESGDVQDLTSPQGSIGGYAYDTILAKDYITANRIRRKIQVQLDEAMAPYDAVVLPNRALGGAANIAGLPGISIPNGFDEEGVPTALIFTGRAFSDLKLAEIAKEYQSRAEGVDYTELLDMPVYQDEDAGAASS from the coding sequence ATGCCGGTCTCCGACGAGGACCTATTCGATACGGTCCCGGAGCTGGGTGAGAAGCTCAGAGACGGCGAGTTCACGTCCCGGGAACTGACGGAGGCGTACCTCGACCGACTGGAGGAGATCGGACCGAAGCTGAACGCGGTTGTGACGACGACCGAGGAGCGCGCTCTGGAGTACGCCGACCGGGCCGACGCGGAGCTGGCCAACGGGGTCGATCGCGGGCCGCTCCACGGAATCCCTTACGGACTCAAGGACCTGGTTGCAGTCGACGGGTACGAGACGACGTGGGGCGCGGCCCCGTATCGCGATCAGGAGTTCGACTACAACGCCGAGATCGTCGAGCGGTTCGACGACGCGGGCGCGGTGCTGGTCGCGAAGCTCGCGATGGTCGAACTTGCCGGAGGCATGGGGTACTCTCCCGACGCGATGAGCTTCACTGGCACCGCCTATACGCCCTGGAACCTCGACGTCTGGAGCGGTGGCTCCTCCAGCGGCCCCGGGGCGGCGACGGCTGCCGGCCTGGTCGGTTTCTCGATCGGCTCGGAGACGTGGGGATCGATCTTCTCCCCGTCCGGAAACTGTGGGCTGTCGGGACTGCGACCGACCTATGGCGCGATCAGCAGGTACGGCGCGATGGCGCTGTCGTACACGATGGACAAGCTTGGACCGATGTGTCGGTCCGCGGAAGGTTGTGAGATGGTCTTCGAGGCTATCGCCGGGCCGGACCCGAAAGATCACACCTCCCTCGACCGGATGGACACGATCCGGAGCCTCGAACCCAGTGACCCCGTCCGGCTGGCGACGCTGGATCTGGAGGCCGATGACACGAACTTTCAGGACTCGCTGGAGACGCTCCGGGAGTTCGCCGAAATCGAGGAGATTTCCCTGCCCGACCTGCCCTACGGCGAGACGGCGTCGCTCACTCTCTTCGCGGAGGCGGGCTCTGTGTTCGACGATCTCATCGAGTCCGGCGACGTGCAGGACCTCACCTCCCCCCAGGGGAGCATCGGCGGGTACGCCTACGACACGATCCTGGCCAAAGACTACATCACAGCCAACCGAATCCGGCGTAAGATCCAAGTGCAACTCGACGAGGCGATGGCGCCGTACGACGCGGTTGTCCTGCCGAATCGGGCGCTGGGCGGCGCGGCAAACATCGCCGGGCTGCCCGGAATCTCCATCCCGAACGGGTTCGACGAAGAGGGCGTCCCGACGGCACTGATATTCACTGGTCGGGCCTTCTCCGATCTCAAACTCGCGGAGATCGCCAAAGAGTATCAGTCACGGGCCGAGGGCGTCGACTACACCGAACTGCTCGACATGCCGGTCTATCAGGACGAGGACGCGGGAGCGGCGAGTAGCTGA
- a CDS encoding redoxin domain-containing protein — MLTAGSAAPDFILPGTDGETIREYMLAEHTREGPVVLAFYLFDFHPTCTDELCEIQNLGWFDVREDVTVLGVSRDSAFSHRAFAREYDIPFPLLTDSDGAVSERYGVRIDELAGHRDVSNRAVFVVDADTKVRYAWAADDPSAQPDWEAVRAALDDL, encoded by the coding sequence ATGCTCACAGCGGGTTCGGCCGCACCCGATTTCATCCTGCCGGGGACGGACGGCGAGACGATTCGCGAGTACATGCTCGCCGAACACACCCGGGAGGGGCCCGTCGTCCTGGCGTTCTACCTGTTCGACTTCCACCCGACCTGCACCGACGAGCTGTGCGAGATCCAGAACCTCGGCTGGTTCGACGTGCGCGAGGACGTGACGGTCCTCGGGGTCTCCCGCGACAGCGCCTTCAGCCACCGGGCGTTCGCCCGCGAGTACGACATCCCGTTCCCGCTGCTGACCGACAGCGACGGGGCCGTCAGCGAGCGCTACGGCGTCCGCATCGACGAGCTGGCCGGTCACCGCGACGTGTCCAACCGGGCCGTCTTCGTGGTCGACGCGGATACGAAGGTCCGGTACGCCTGGGCCGCCGACGACCCCTCGGCGCAACCCGACTGGGAGGCGGTCCGGGCGGCGCTGGACGACCTGTAG
- a CDS encoding sensor histidine kinase, translated as MMDTSSIDVLLVDDSGFFRTIVSDRLGEAADISVWKAENGEQALSTLADRSVDCIVSDFEMPGLNGLELYRRVEEEYGLPFILLTGQGDERTASRAIGAGVDDYLRKDDIAEEGQLQLLANRIENVVAQRRANEKYELLVNNTPDEITQVGVDGTIAAANEAAARSFDTTRSELTGAHLSDMLPKETAASRIEHGRRALTAGSAVTFQDSFGVRHFHNVAAPVSVGSEADSFQLITRDITEQKRRERELETRTEELAVINRLVRHDINNDIQLLLAWADGIDRYVDDEEGQEYVDRIQGTCDHIDELTTIARDFVDSIGSDAEFSLTGIDLRQILDDEIEKADRRHDDLTVTAERPIPSVAVRANELLSSVFGNLLSNAARHNDAADPHVSVGVEESATEVTVRFADNGPGVPDSQKDAIFGKGEMGPESPGTGIGLYLAHTLVEQYGGEIAVSDNEPTGSVFTVTLPKHA; from the coding sequence ATGATGGATACGTCGTCGATCGACGTGCTGCTCGTCGACGACAGCGGCTTCTTTCGCACGATCGTCTCCGACCGGCTGGGGGAGGCGGCGGACATCTCCGTATGGAAGGCCGAGAACGGCGAGCAAGCGCTCTCGACCCTCGCCGACCGCTCGGTCGACTGTATCGTCAGCGACTTCGAGATGCCCGGGCTGAACGGCCTGGAGCTGTACAGGCGCGTCGAGGAGGAGTACGGGCTTCCTTTCATCCTCCTGACCGGCCAGGGCGACGAGCGGACGGCCAGCCGGGCGATCGGCGCGGGCGTCGACGACTACCTCCGGAAAGACGACATCGCCGAGGAGGGCCAGCTGCAGCTGCTGGCCAACCGCATCGAGAACGTGGTCGCCCAGCGCCGCGCCAACGAGAAGTACGAGCTGCTGGTCAACAACACGCCCGACGAGATCACGCAGGTCGGCGTCGACGGGACGATCGCGGCCGCCAACGAGGCGGCCGCCCGCTCGTTCGACACCACCCGCTCGGAGCTGACCGGGGCGCATCTCTCGGACATGCTCCCGAAGGAGACGGCGGCCAGCCGCATCGAACACGGGCGGCGCGCGCTCACGGCGGGGTCGGCGGTCACCTTCCAGGACAGCTTCGGCGTCCGGCACTTCCACAACGTCGCCGCACCGGTCAGCGTCGGCAGCGAGGCCGACTCCTTCCAGCTCATCACCCGCGACATCACCGAGCAGAAGCGCCGCGAGCGCGAGCTGGAGACCCGGACGGAGGAGCTCGCGGTGATAAATCGGCTCGTGCGCCACGACATCAACAACGACATCCAGTTGCTGCTCGCCTGGGCGGACGGGATCGACCGGTACGTCGACGACGAGGAGGGCCAGGAGTACGTCGACCGCATCCAGGGGACCTGCGACCACATCGACGAGCTGACCACGATCGCCCGCGACTTCGTCGACTCGATCGGCAGCGACGCGGAGTTCTCGCTGACCGGGATCGACCTCCGGCAGATCCTCGACGACGAGATCGAGAAGGCCGACCGCCGTCACGACGACCTGACCGTCACGGCCGAGCGTCCGATCCCGTCGGTCGCCGTCAGAGCGAACGAACTGCTGTCGTCGGTGTTCGGCAACCTGCTGAGCAACGCCGCCCGCCACAACGACGCGGCCGACCCGCACGTCAGCGTCGGTGTCGAGGAATCGGCCACCGAGGTCACCGTCCGCTTCGCCGACAACGGGCCCGGCGTCCCGGACTCGCAGAAGGACGCCATCTTCGGCAAGGGCGAGATGGGACCGGAGAGCCCCGGAACCGGCATCGGACTCTACTTGGCGCACACGCTGGTCGAGCAGTACGGCGGCGAGATAGCGGTGTCGGACAACGAGCCGACCGGCTCGGTGTTCACGGTCACCCTCCCGAAACACGCGTGA
- a CDS encoding NAD(P)/FAD-dependent oxidoreductase has protein sequence MTRVAVVGGGALGVTAARDLAARGADTVLYERDDLAGGASGRAAGIAYDAFAEDVDAAVAARAVERFRDLDAGGAIDFVEHPYVWFARAGDDRRADAVRESADRMRANGRDVTTLDPDEFADRFPPLAGVDVAAAAVARDAGYLDPASYVAAMGDRAESAGATVETGTPVRLAADGTAVEAPTGVERFDAVLVAAGAHTKRLLAEIGVPVPMKPYRVQALVTDPLDGAGGVPTCYDATGGRYARPRDGGLLVGDGTQEREFDPDDYDETADHAFERASLTWLDTVCDTAPGGEFAVHRSWAGLCTATPDRDPLLGEIRDGLYVATGWHGHGFMRAPALGERVAEEMLGGDVIAPFDPDRFDGDEEFSVVEGMTVDD, from the coding sequence GTGACCCGCGTCGCCGTCGTCGGCGGCGGCGCCCTCGGCGTCACCGCCGCCCGTGACCTCGCGGCCCGCGGCGCCGACACCGTCCTCTACGAACGCGACGACCTCGCCGGCGGCGCCTCGGGCCGCGCCGCCGGCATCGCCTACGACGCCTTCGCCGAGGACGTCGACGCCGCCGTCGCCGCCCGCGCCGTCGAGCGGTTCCGGGATCTCGACGCCGGCGGCGCCATCGACTTCGTCGAACACCCCTACGTCTGGTTCGCCCGCGCGGGCGACGACCGCCGCGCCGACGCCGTCCGCGAGAGCGCCGACCGCATGCGCGCCAACGGCCGCGACGTGACGACACTCGACCCCGACGAGTTCGCCGACCGGTTCCCCCCGCTCGCCGGCGTCGACGTAGCGGCCGCCGCCGTCGCCCGCGACGCCGGCTACCTCGACCCCGCCTCGTACGTCGCCGCGATGGGCGACCGCGCCGAGTCGGCCGGTGCGACCGTCGAGACGGGGACGCCCGTTCGACTCGCCGCCGACGGGACGGCCGTCGAGGCGCCGACGGGAGTCGAGCGCTTCGACGCCGTCCTCGTCGCCGCGGGCGCCCACACCAAGCGCCTGCTCGCCGAGATCGGCGTCCCGGTCCCGATGAAACCCTACCGCGTGCAGGCGCTCGTGACCGACCCGCTCGACGGGGCCGGCGGGGTGCCGACCTGCTACGACGCGACGGGGGGCCGCTACGCCCGCCCCCGCGACGGCGGGCTGCTCGTCGGCGACGGCACCCAGGAGCGGGAGTTCGACCCCGACGACTACGACGAGACGGCCGACCACGCGTTCGAGCGGGCGTCGCTGACGTGGCTGGACACCGTCTGTGACACCGCTCCCGGTGGGGAATTCGCCGTCCACCGGTCGTGGGCCGGGCTCTGCACCGCGACGCCCGACCGGGACCCGCTACTGGGAGAGATCCGGGACGGCCTGTACGTCGCGACCGGCTGGCACGGCCACGGCTTCATGCGTGCGCCGGCGCTGGGCGAGCGGGTCGCCGAGGAGATGCTCGGCGGCGACGTGATCGCACCCTTCGACCCGGACCGCTTCGACGGCGACGAGGAGTTCTCGGTGGTCGAAGGGATGACCGTCGACGACTGA